TCCAAAAGCTTTTCTTTATATCCAAGCGGTGGCCTTACATTCCAGTGGCAAACGTCTTTACtaactttttgaaagagatcaagccttttgaaaaatatgaaGTTATTTCACAGATTTTATGTTGGGATGAGAAATGGATTTATGTCATGAGCAGATTTACTAAAAAGGAGCGCACCGTTCTATGCTCGTTGTCTCTGACGAAATATGTTTTGAAGGATGGCAGAAAGacaatttctccaaaggaTGCCCTCGACATATGCGGTTTGTACAATGACGAAGTTGCCAGTATATCTGCCAAAAACCTAGAGTTGCTCACTGAGCAATCGGGCTTCCACGAGACTAAACCACTCGAGGGCTTGAAACATGAATACTTGGCGATCTAAGTGACGGGCCGCTTGATTTTCGATGTAGGTGACACAAACTATACCGAGCGACAGGAAAAATTAGAATTACATAAATCAGATGAAAGAGAGAACTAACAGTCATCCTAAGGCCATTGTCTATTGAAGCGGTGGCATATTAaacattgataaatttttGTTCCTTTTAAGCATAGATCCTCAGTTCTTTGAGAATTGGAATTGTTATGCCAAATATTTTAAATAATAACGATGATATTGTGAATCGACAACAAAGAGTTAACAAATCGGATTGGAAATACTATAGATATAAGCCGAGCTCTGATCGTATTAAAGGTTTGCTGAATTTGCAAATGGATAAAACTCATTTGAGCCAGCGGGAATCAGAGTCTCGTACAGTGTACGAGAGCGCTAAATTCTCTTTACCCGCGAGATATGAAGTTATCCAAACCTTGGGGAAAGGATCTTATGGGACCGTTTGCTCCGTCAAGGATCGATTAAATCCACAAAATCAGTATCCAATTGCCGTTAAGAAGATAACCAACATTTTTTATCGAGAAATTCTTCTGAAGAGGGCAATAAGggaattgaaatttatgattttcttcaaaggcCACAAGAATATCGTTAATTTACTTGACCTTGAAATCGTCTCAGACAAGCCATATGATGGACTTTATTGTTATCAGGAGCTTATCGACTACGATTTGGCTAAAGTAATTCATTCTTCAGTTCAACTCTCAGATTTTCATATAAAGCACCTATTCTATCAGATTTTATGTGGTTTGAAATATATTCATAGTGCTGAAGTTATTCACAGGGATTTGAAACCAGGTAATATCCTCTGTACGTTAAATGGTTGTTTAAAAATCTGTGATTTTGGCTTAGCAAGAGGGTTGGCTCCACAATTCTTCACTTCAAAAGATAACTATCACGATATAACCAATTACGTGGCAACTCGTTGGTATAGGGCCCCGGAGTTGATTCTCTCGGAGAAAGCTTATGacaaatcaattgatatGTGGTCCACTGGCTGTATCTTGGCAGAATTTTACGCAAGAAAACCGCTATTTATGGGCAAAGACTCTATGCACCAAGTTCATGAGATTGTTAAAGTTTTGGGAGCTCCATCAAAGGAAATTCTCGTCGACTACGGATCATTGAAGGCATGGAACACCTACCATAATTTGAGTGGATCATCTCCAACAGTTTCTTGGCAAGAGTTGTATCCCTTTGCCGCAATTGAAGCATTAGATTTGATCGATAATTTATTGAAATGGCATCCGAAGAAAAGGTTTACTGTAGAGCAGGCTTTGGAGCATCCCTTTTTAGGTGCTGTTCGAAATCTAGATGATGAACCAGTCTGTCCTTGGGGTCCGTTTGATTTCTCCTACGAATATCAGTTACACTCTATGCCCAGGCTTAGAGAGTTTTTAATACACGAAGTCTCAATGTTCAGAGAAGAGAGGCTGAGACGTAATATAACAAAATCAAAAGCCGTTGGAGACATAAAAATCGTGGGGGACCTGCAGTTGTGAATTGCCAATTCTAAAATGTATAAGACCTTCAGAGTCCAATCTATCTAAAGCACCTTTGGTGTGGCCTATTTATTTTCGAGCTCTTAAAGATTTACTGTGTTTctatttcaaaaaaacaaaTTCGGGTACTACCTGATCAAAGCTCAAGAACCCACAATTCATACCTCGGAGTCTGAAGGCTGGTATACATACAGTCTTTCGGATGGGTGCTCAATTATCGCTATCTGCCCAAACTTCACCGTCTATTGCAATCTTCTCCTATGTCGATGTTTTGGACGAAGTCCATTATCTGTCGCAGCTAAACTCATCGGGATTTCTCAAAACATGTAGAGCATTAGACCCCAATGGTAAAATAATAATCAAAGTGTTTATCAAGCCTAGTGAAGAGtacgatttgaaagagattaaaAGGCTCATAGATGCAGAGGCCAGTTCACTTGCAACGCTACCAACTGCGTTGAATTACAGTAAAGTTGTCGAATCAAGCAGGGCGGGATACCTGATACGACAACACTTGAAGAGTAACCTCTACGACAGACTCAGCTATAGACCATACCTATCTGAAATTGAGATGAAATTTATGGTGTTCCAGCTATTACAGGCTCTAAAGGATGTTCATGATTTAAACATTACCCATGGCGATATTAAGACCGAGAATATATTAGTGCTTAGTTGGGACTGGCTTGTACTGACAGATTTTTCCTCCAACATCAAACCAACATATCTACCGGAAGATAATCCCGGTGAATTTTCATTTT
The window above is part of the Torulaspora delbrueckii CBS 1146 chromosome 3, complete genome genome. Proteins encoded here:
- the TDEL0C04790 gene encoding uncharacterized protein (similar to Saccharomyces cerevisiae YBR096W; ancestral locus Anc_3.337) produces the protein MVIGTVLKCVVALYLLSSYKSLPGVYFIRFYSTVFPNIVLPYLTGFKTKNLKKLAGSKYGCFGAVTMSTYASPFECDFYFHKSNSTYFEELDISRSELMTKIFQKLFFISKRWPYIPVANVFTNFLKEIKPFEKYEVISQILCWDEKWIYVMSRFTKKERTVLCSLSLTKYVLKDGRKTISPKDALDICGLYNDEVASISAKNLELLTEQSGFHETKPLEGLKHEYLAI
- the SMK1 gene encoding mitogen-activated protein kinase SMK1 (similar to Saccharomyces cerevisiae SMK1 (YPR054W); ancestral locus Anc_3.338); protein product: MPNILNNNDDIVNRQQRVNKSDWKYYRYKPSSDRIKGLLNLQMDKTHLSQRESESRTVYESAKFSLPARYEVIQTLGKGSYGTVCSVKDRLNPQNQYPIAVKKITNIFYREILLKRAIRELKFMIFFKGHKNIVNLLDLEIVSDKPYDGLYCYQELIDYDLAKVIHSSVQLSDFHIKHLFYQILCGLKYIHSAEVIHRDLKPGNILCTLNGCLKICDFGLARGLAPQFFTSKDNYHDITNYVATRWYRAPELILSEKAYDKSIDMWSTGCILAEFYARKPLFMGKDSMHQVHEIVKVLGAPSKEILVDYGSLKAWNTYHNLSGSSPTVSWQELYPFAAIEALDLIDNLLKWHPKKRFTVEQALEHPFLGAVRNLDDEPVCPWGPFDFSYEYQLHSMPRLREFLIHEVSMFREERLRRNITKSKAVGDIKIVGDLQL